A region of the Emcibacteraceae bacterium genome:
CGTTTTTCTCGGCAAGTTCAATCAGTTCCTTATGGGAAAGCGGTTCTGATGAAGAAGCATAGAAACGGTGTTTTATCCCGAACGTTTTTACAAGCAGCTCTTCTGACCTTATCGGACTGTCTAACAGATGCATAAATTTCCCCTCTGCTCATTCTTATTAACCGGGCCATCCTGTAGAAATAGTTTCATAATGTCCAGACAGAAATCATCAAGTCGTGTGACATTTTAAAATTAATTGGCTATGGTGCTTTTTATATCACTATTCTCGTTTTAGGAGACTTAAATGAAGATTACCCGCCGAGGCCTGATTAAAACAACGACTGTTTTACCAATCGCCAGCATGGCACTGGCACAGGCCAGTAATATTGCAACAGCCACCCCTACTCTTCCCGATAAAGAATCATTTGAAAAAATGGGGTTTACCTATCTGAACAATGCCTCACAGCATCCGATCAGTTTTAAGTCCAGTGCAGAGGCGGAAACATATCTTGCAAAACGCCGGCTTAACCCGAAAGCCCCAAAAGGCCTTCATGACAGCAATATTCCGCTTGAAAATTTTGCCAAACTGATAAACGCGGATTTTGATGAAGTGGCCTATGTTCAAAGCACGTCCGCCGGGGAACAGATGATTGCCCGTGGACTGGGCTTTCCTGAAAGTGGTGGACATATTATTACCGATGAATTTCATTTTCACCCTTCGCTCATTATGTATGACTGGATGGCCCATAACGGTATGGATGTCACCCGCATTGAAGGGAAAAATAATCGTATTGACCTGAATGATATTAAAGCGGCTTTAAGGCCAGATACCAAACTGATCGCCTTGTCACTGGTTGCTATGGAGACAGGATTTAAACACGACCTTAAAGCCGTCTGTGAAATTGCCCATAAAAACGGAACACTTGTTTACGCAGATATGGTACAGGCAGCAGGTACGGTCCCCATTGATGTTAAGGACTGCGGAATCGATTTTGCCGCCTGTTCAAGTTACAAATGGCTGATGGGTGATTTTGGCACCGGTTTTATCTTTGCCAGTAAAGCGGCGCAAAGCCGCCTTAGGCGAACCAATTTCGGATATTTCGGTCTTAACACATCAAACGAAGGAAAGGCAGCAGAAGAGGCCAAGGAAAATTATGGTTTCCCAAAAAGTGCTTCCGGACTTTTTGCTATTGGCACCCGATCCTTCAGCGGCGTTGCGATCCTGAAACAGTCCCTTGCCTATATATTGGAGATGGGCGTCGAAAATATACACGCCTATTCAAAAAATATGACTGACCATTTAAAGGCGGAATTACCAAAAATGGGATATAATGTGATCACCCCCAATGACAGCGACGGGCCGATGGTTGTGGTTTCCCTTGAAAATGCAGATAAAATATTAAAGCCAAGAATGGATGCCGCAAATATTCAGATTGCGCTTTATCCTGACCGTTTACGCATTTCACCATCGGTCTTTAATGATATGGCTGATATTGACAAACTACTGAGGGCAATGAAAGGAGCGGTTTAGTTTTCCTGACAGGCCCTGACATGTTTTTGTCGGATGGATATATAGCCAATGATCAACACAACATAACCGGCAAGCATAAACCAGCCGGTATTGCCGATAAAATCCCATGAGGAATAGATTCCATAACCATAAATCACAACAGCAATCATCGGGAATAGCTTGGTTGCCCAGATCGGTAATCTGAACGGGGCATTTTTATAGGCTTCCGGATTACGATTGGACAGATTAAAGAGCGCAACAACAGGAAACAGACCAAAAATTGCCCCCACAGCATTGCCAAGTATTGACACATATTCAAGACTGAGCCCCGTCAGGATCGGCGTAATGCCGACAATAAAAAAGACAGTCAGATAAATATAGGGCGTGCCATATTTATTTTTTGCCGCCAGCTTTATTGGCAGCCAACCGTCCTCCGTCGCCATATAAAGCCCGCGTGTGCACCAGGCAAAAATAGCGTTTAAAGACGTTACAAGAGAAATCATAATACCACCGCCGATAAAGGCAATATAAACGGGCGGTGAAAAAACAACCTCTGCCGTTGCCGCCAGATTTTTTCCCAATACTTCCTCAAGCGGGAGCACGCCTGTCGCGACAATGGCAATCCCAATATAAAGTATCACTACCAGAAGCAGTGAAAGCCCCATCACCAGTGGGATCGTTTTTCCGGGATTTTCCATTTCGCCGCCAAACTCAGAAACAAATTCTGACCCAATCAGGCTGAGACGAAGCAGGAATGCTGCTGCAAAAAAACCGCCGAAGCCATTCGGGAATACATCATTCCCTGACCCATAATGGCTATAATCTTCAATATGACCAAAGCCAGAAAGAATATAAAAAATCAGTGATCCAACAAGCACCAGAACCATAATGCTTTGAAAGCGGGCGGCAGTCTTGATTCCGAATAAATTGGCCAGATAACAAAGCACAATAATAAAAGCGGCCGTAAAGGTCAGGTTAATGCCCGGAAAAAGTTCCGAAGCATATTCGGCAAAGCCGATCGCAAAACTGGCCAGAATAACCTGCCCCGAAATCAGTAGTGACAGATAAAGAAAAGAAGTCTTTGGCCCCAGAAAATCACGCACATAGGTATAATTTCCCCCCGTATTGGGTACGGCTGACCCCAAGGCGGCAATACAAATAGTTGGGATAGCAACAATTGCCAACGCAAATATAAAGGCCCATGGCGCACCATAGCCGGTCATACCGATGCTTATTCCGGTCAACACCACCACTCCGGTCCCGATAATCTGACCCAGTGATATACCCATCAGATCCCAGAACCCCAGCAGTTTTTTTGATGATCCTTCTGACATGCCCATCCTTCTTGTTATTTTTTAGTCAGTTTAGCGAAAAAAACCGCCCTTGCATCTTTTATTTCCCTATTTTGTAAAGAATTCTTACCAATTTTAGACTTACCTTATTTTTTTCAATCACCCTACTTGATCTTTATATTTAAACTATTATTTTTATTGTTATACTA
Encoded here:
- a CDS encoding APC family permease; this encodes MSEGSSKKLLGFWDLMGISLGQIIGTGVVVLTGISIGMTGYGAPWAFIFALAIVAIPTICIAALGSAVPNTGGNYTYVRDFLGPKTSFLYLSLLISGQVILASFAIGFAEYASELFPGINLTFTAAFIIVLCYLANLFGIKTAARFQSIMVLVLVGSLIFYILSGFGHIEDYSHYGSGNDVFPNGFGGFFAAAFLLRLSLIGSEFVSEFGGEMENPGKTIPLVMGLSLLLVVILYIGIAIVATGVLPLEEVLGKNLAATAEVVFSPPVYIAFIGGGIMISLVTSLNAIFAWCTRGLYMATEDGWLPIKLAAKNKYGTPYIYLTVFFIVGITPILTGLSLEYVSILGNAVGAIFGLFPVVALFNLSNRNPEAYKNAPFRLPIWATKLFPMIAVVIYGYGIYSSWDFIGNTGWFMLAGYVVLIIGYISIRQKHVRACQEN
- a CDS encoding aminotransferase class V-fold PLP-dependent enzyme, translating into MKITRRGLIKTTTVLPIASMALAQASNIATATPTLPDKESFEKMGFTYLNNASQHPISFKSSAEAETYLAKRRLNPKAPKGLHDSNIPLENFAKLINADFDEVAYVQSTSAGEQMIARGLGFPESGGHIITDEFHFHPSLIMYDWMAHNGMDVTRIEGKNNRIDLNDIKAALRPDTKLIALSLVAMETGFKHDLKAVCEIAHKNGTLVYADMVQAAGTVPIDVKDCGIDFAACSSYKWLMGDFGTGFIFASKAAQSRLRRTNFGYFGLNTSNEGKAAEEAKENYGFPKSASGLFAIGTRSFSGVAILKQSLAYILEMGVENIHAYSKNMTDHLKAELPKMGYNVITPNDSDGPMVVVSLENADKILKPRMDAANIQIALYPDRLRISPSVFNDMADIDKLLRAMKGAV